CAGTCCTCAATATGAAGGGAGTGTGTTGGAGATCTCATGTTTACTATAAATATgaccaaattatattatataagtggATACAAATCTCACTTTACCAAGCtagttttatagaattgagtTAAAgtgaaatttcacttttttattatagtcaagtttgttggacatattatGTCATCTGCTATTGAGTTATTCCCTAGTCCCACACTCGAGATGTCAAGTCCTTGATGTTTGGCAATGTGTTAGAGATCCTACATTGACTAAAGATATAaccaaattatagtatataagtaggTATAAACTTCAacttatcaaattatttttgtgaggttgagttaggcttgtATTTTACCGTCTTAATATGACTATTTGTCAATTGGAAGAGTGAATAAATTTTTGTGAGGCTTGAGATAATTGGAAACATGGTATTTAAGACTATGGAGTATGGAgagttatgttattttttatatggtgTTTATTTGATAGATATTTAATATGATTACTTGTATTGCCTCAAAGATCTCTTTAAATTGAGCTTGCTAGAAGTGAAACCTTGATAAATGGAACAAATATACTTCAGATGAGTGATATATCTAGATGTCAGATGTTTCTTTGTCTGACATCTattcaaattttactttattgtcTTCATTCTCTCATTTTTCGTCCTTACTCAACACAATGTTATCAGAACTTGACCAGTCATTGACTTGGTCAAAATACTAGGTCATTGGGCGATCCAGTAAGTCATTAATTGTAATTGCTGAAAGTATTCAGCTTTATCctaatattgtttataaaagttaaacctTGTACaagttttcacaaatattttgttGGTTTGGAGGTCAATGTCTGTCCTTCATCCAAAAGAACAAGCTGAGTCCTTTTGACATCCATTTTTgaattcttctccttcttcagtGCTCTTCCAAAATCGACATATGCACACTGGTTTACAAGTTTGGTAGAAAACCAGTCAGTTCACATAGGTTTAATTCCTGTCACATCTAATCTCCTAACTAGTTCCACCTAGTAACAACAGTGGTTTTGGTCTAACCGGTTGGACCAGCTGATCCAAGCCAGTTTGATAACAGCCCAAcacactttaaattttaaacacttcgagagagaaaattaagaagataaaaggaaattaattttataagatataaATCTAGTTTATGCATAAGCTAATTTATAGAAACTCTCTTATAGCTTCTCTAAATTCTTATTAACTTGTGCATAAGCTATTTTTAGCTGATGGAGAAgctcattttttctcttttcatttttctcttttagaagGTTTATGGAGAAATTTGTCCAAATAATTCCACTATCTattgattttaacttttgatGGATTAATGAATCATCATGGATCTCAATGTATTGGatatgtattaaatttttttatttatactctctCCTTTTGGCTATTGCTTCCTTTATGCGGTCAATCtaataaaagatttaattgACTTTTgctattttcataatttgttatataattataacttaCAAGTGCTATGGGAGTGTGGACTATTGTTATTTAGCTTGTAACTAATCAGATatgaatttcttaattttttgttattaggTACACCGGTGAAGATAGTGATGGTGATTACTACAAAGATTCATGTAGTGATGAAAGTAGTGATAATGAATATGGAAAAAGGACTGAGTTTACAACACAAAGTAGTCAATATCTAACAGGTGGTGTCTCACTGCAAATGAACAGATTATCTATAAACAACAAACGAAGTTCAGTGCAAGAAGGATTTTCTAGTGATGATAGCGAAACTGGGAATCCTCAAGATGTACTTTTTGAGTATTTGGAACAACATCCTCCTTATAGCCGGGAACCATTGGCTGATAAGGAAATTACTGATCCGTAGTTAATGTGTGGCTTATTTACCCATAATCTGATCCATGGAccttatacttttttaatattttgacaGATACAAGATCTTGCACGCTATTATCCTGCCCTCAAGTCGTTGAGAAGCTGTGACTTATTACCAGACAGTTGGATGTCTGTGGCATGGTAATCTAATGTGTCATCACTTCTTTcccattctttatttttcacaacATCAACTTCATCTAATGTCGTAATACTGTTTTTTTCATCCATTAACGTATTTTAGTGTTATGTTCTAGGTATCCTATATATCGAATACCCACTGGTCCAACTTTAAAAGATTTAGATGGGTGCTTTCTAACATACCATAAACTCCATACACCCTTGACAGGTAATCATGGACCTTTAAGACTATATTTGATCACTCAGTGTTGCTTAAATATCACTAATTTTGGTTATTGGTAGATTAAATGTACGTGTGCATTTTGAGTAAAAAGCCACATTTTTGTTGAGGCTGTCATTGTTTAAGTCTTAACAATGCAAAATGCCATTGGTTTAGTCTCTCAAAATGGTGCAAAATGTTATAATCTAAATTAGGACTTAATTACTCTCAGTTCTGTCTCAAATGAAGGATCAATCAATGATACTTTACagaatatttacaaaaacaaacgGTTCTATTTTTGTCAACTAATATGAAAGATGGGCATCTGCTCCACTAGGATTTATTCATGAACtgcattctttatttttcaccACCCTTTCAAGTACTTGCTCAGCAGTCAGCAGAAATCACAACTGTAAATGCAATTCTTATTCTGTTTTATCCATGTGTCACAAAGCTCATTAAAGAGAAATGAAAGTTTTCCAAAAGCTAACAAGGAACTTGAACACTTAAGTGCATGTCTGGATTGGTGCAAACGCATGCACTGTCACATTTTTATGTCCAAATGTATGTGTGATGCAAATCTAGTATTATATGCACTGAAATTATGTGCATCCATTTTTTCTGAACAACCAAACACCTTAAATATCCATGAATAGAAGTACAGATCCTCCTACAAGTGTTTCCTCTTTCTTCACAAACTTTCTGATTGTGTGAATGAATCTTTCTCTCCTTATTTCCCCCTTAATTGCCTAACTGATAAACTAACCACTCTTCCCTCTTCAACAATCCCTAACTACTTTTCCCCTTCATTTTTGTCCTTACCGAATGtgtatttttgaaatgaaatggACACTCTAAATTTAAGATGGGTAACATATTGGTTACTTTGACAAACAAAATATGGGCTGGTGTAGTAGAGAAAGAGAttgtttattaatcataatTCTTCTTATTAACAACTTAGGTGGCTGTTCTCCCGTTTTTGGTCAAATCGTGTcaaaaccaattttaaaatacctaggttgttttagggttttttaataCCAAGTCATTGGTGTGGAGAATCCACCAGTTTTTGTTTGTAGCTAATCTCCTCTTGGAAATCTAGTTGATCACCTTCAGCGAGGTCTACTGTGAAAAACACTTCTTTTTCATCCATAATTCTCTAATTGGAGACCTTATTTGAGGGGACTAAGTCCGGTACCACTCAGAGTAATGACTTGTTTTCATAGGCTTCGATGCTTTGCACattgaattttcttcttagcATTCAAGTATGGCTGATGCTTTAGCTAAAATGTGATATGACCACGGTATTGGGTACTTATGCTAGTTCTTTCTTGTTTTGCTATTTCATGCTAGCTATCGTGTACTTATTTATGTAGAGTACCATAGTACATATGCCTTTCTTTGAATTTCATCTTTTGGGAAATTCTCAGTACACATATTTATATGGAAATTGACTGCATCTATTTGTCAAGTGTGCAACTAAACAGAATGAGTACAAATCTGCTACTGACTGcaactaaatattttgtttgcCTTCTAATAACGGATGCTTTGATAGATAAGGACTGACACTAAGGGATTCCATTTTGCAATTTGAATTTGACTACGTCCACCACTACCATACCTTTTTCATGGAGTCAGCTATATGGATCAACTGATGTCGTAATACTTTACTGTATATCATTTCTTTAAATAACTTATTAACTCCACATTCTTTTTAATGGTTTCAcgtttagttttttgttttgtttttttttttttaaaaccctCTTTCTACCTCTAGCAATAGGCTACCTTCCATTTGTTTTATACTTCTTATTACAAAATCTTCTCCAGACATCCCAAAACGCATAAGGGGAACTACTGGGTTTTTCCGTTCAATAGTTATTGCCTCAACTCCTCTATGTTGCATCCTTTCCCATTCTTATTTTTTCCAGTAAGTCTACTCACCCGAGGCAACATTCTCATCTCTGTCATGTGGAATTTATTCTCTCATCGGTGTTTTTAGTGCCCAACACTCAATTCCATACTACATCACAGGACGTATAGCTGCATGGAATAATTTTCACTTAAGCTTGAGGGATACCTCTTGGTCATACATAACACTAGAGATGCTTTATTTCATCCAGCCTGCTTCAATCCTATGGATTAGATCACCATCTATCTGTATGTCATTTTTCTATGATGAGCGCAAGATAGATACATGTGCAATTTGTGATAATGGCCTCCAATTTTTTCTAAACTTACATTCCATTCTCCGTGCAAAGTTTTTCTGGACTTTAATAGATCCAAATTTATGTAATTGGTTTGGATTTTTAATCCAACTTCTTTCTTTCTAAACGAAActagtttaaatgtttataaatcaGATTGATACCAATTTTGAAACTGGTATTCTTTTCAGTATCAGTGTTATAACCAAAATCatttacaattattatatattttccaagaatatttttttagaatgaaaatgttggaattttacatatttcataaattgtgtaattaattaataatctaaAACCCAAAccagtattttaatatttggtaCATGTTCCCTATATAGCTAAGTACAATATTTGACACACTCCAGTGGTGAGTCTAGAGTGTGAGTGCGCATCATTTCCTAATGAGAGCAAATGGTATATTACTTTGTGTTGAAACGTGATATCAGTTACTGTGTTTTGGTAAAATTATAGAAGTATGTTTCCTAAacatgaaaatgtttttagttaGGTTGACTCAACAGCTTTCGTGTAAGTTTTTCTTATAGAAAGAAAATGGAATACACTTATTAAgtgttggaaaaagaaaacatataatgaaagtataaaatataaaataattttacttttttaatctTGCACTAAATCAAAGAATGTGTATATACATAGTTACTTTTATTGGTATCTATGTTTTTATCTTCATATTGCtactaattataaaattgaactaGGTAAAATACACCTGGAGGATTCTCAAATcatgtttgatatatgttttattaacgTTATTTAAACAAGTGCTGCTTTTTTATCTATACAAGTGAGTTTCATGTGAAAATTTTTCACACTAAATATCATTACTTTTTCATCATATCATATTACCTATTATTAGGTTGAATAGAATTTGATGTCCAATGAACATATTTGTTatccttaattttaaattattttggatttacactcattttgttttttttaaatactggTTTTGAAATTGGTATCAAATCAAACCGATTTAAAACTAtccaaactattttcttttataaaatatggaTTTGGATCTATTAAAATCTAAACTAgtttttttaggaaaatataaatttggatTTAATTCTAAATCATGTTTTTTGGATCTATAATGTATTGGATTAGTCCAGTAATAGAACAGGTCTAATTTTGTGGATTTTTTCTCACCCATAATACCAATTAGGACTATATTATCTACAAAAGAGACTGTTAGTTCTTAGAAATACTCAGTAAGCAAATCCAAGACTCAGTCAAAACAAGTTGAGCTGATGCAAATATATTGTTACCGGAAATTTGCTGTGACCCCACCATGTGTTCTCACTTCTCACTCATTTGTTACCCCCTTGTACATATCTCTGATTACTTAATTATAGACAATATGAATTCTCGAAGGCCTTCCAAAATCTCTCTTCTATTCTATTGTATGGTTTttccaaattaataaataaccacataaaagttatttttattcctCTAATGTTTTACCATCAATCATTGTGGCAACTATTATGCTTCCATAAAGCAAACAGAATTTTAGTATCGTTTGTTGTCTTAAACTCTTAATGTATGGTCATTTACCCTCAATTTGAAATTGACATATATGGAAAAGCAGAAGTTAATCCTTAATCTTATTGTCCAATAATACTTAACTTGCTGGTTGATGTTATATCAACTTATAGCAAAAACAGGGCTTTGTCCCAGAAACATGAAATAGTTGCTGCTTGATCACTTTGATGAAATACTGactaatttattgtaaaaaaaattctttttattacaCTTTGCAGGAAGTGATTGTACTCATGCTCCAACACTTGTTTATCCCAGTGAGACAGATGCTGCACCAAAGATTTCTATACCTACTTTTGCAATGGCTTCCTATAAGTTAAAGGGGTCTATTTGGATGAAAAAAGGAGTTGGTGAGACTCAACAAGTGAGTTCCTTCTTGCAGGCTGCGGATAAATGGTTAAGGGTTGTTCAGGTTAATCACCCGGATTTTCAGTTCTTTAAATCACATGGCACCTATCATAGATGAACTGAATAAGAAGACTTGGCATTCCTGCTTTTGGCTAAAATTGAGCCTTAATTTCTGTTCATTGCTTAGTGCAaacttgattaaaaaaaaaaaaaaaaaactatccaTCTGTAGAGGTTTTGATGGCGTGATGACTGCCTAATTGTGGATTCTTGTGATATGCCTAAGCAGTACAAAAGATGAAGCCGATATCAAGCAATGAACTTAGAGGTTGCttaagtgaaaaagaaaaagaaaagatgtttTATACGAAGGAAAAACTATCAGATAAGTGGAAGGTTCTAATGAAACGAGAGAGAAACTAGAATATGGCGAACTAGTTAACAGGAAGGATGTGTGGGATAAAGCCAAACTGTACAAGCCTTTCGGTTCAATAGTGGTAGAGATCCCCTTAATTTCTGGAGATAAATATTTACAGATGGTGTGATATAGAAGAAAATGGATGAAATGGTAAGATTTTTCTGTTACGTGGCCCAATTTTTGCACTATATCTGATGATCATGATATTGCTCTGGTGATGGAAGAGATGATACTGTAAGTGTACACTACTGTTTTAAAGTAAGTTTTAGACTTTTAATTGTTTGACTTACCACAGCTACTAGGGTGAACATGTTGTAGACTTAAAAGTGTTCATAATTAGCTCGATATTGGTGGAATGATCTGTAGAGAAGGCATGATATTAATCATGTAGGTATCAGTTTTCACACTGGTGAATCTGAACTAGTTGTATTGTGAAACagtatgaaatatatttttcagatTCCTTGCTTTAAAAGTGCCTAGTATTTGgtattaataaattatcaactGGTCACACAGAGTTACATAGCATGCCTCTTGCCATACCGAATTCGCTTCTATGTTGTAGAATTGAGCAAGGTGCATTAGGGAAGCAGAAGCCGGTGAGGTGCATGATATGTTACTAGGTGCAACCAAAGAGTATAATGTTTTAGATTGGAATTCTCTAACCATGGTTTTGGAGTATACAAAtgcaaaaataactttttatcaaATTGTAGAATGGAACTTTAAAACTAGAAACCGAACGTGTCATAGACTATTTACTACATACTCGCACATTATACCTTCCGGGATCCGAACTCatcaatacatttttttattcatatcatttaatttaccttttttgatctttataattttagataagTGAAATAATGGTTCTTATTGATAGACAGTGTTAATGTTTTGTCTACATGCCTAATGATATTCCACTTTAGTCTTGCACATGTACATATAAGGTATACGTATTTTCTTTGCTGCTTGTAAGAAAATCCCCTCGAACCTTGTGTACTTTACGAGTAAATGTGTAGTGGAAAATCGTTAGACACAAAGCAAAATGTTAATGTTGGTTGTCAAGAATTTaacctgtttttttttttttt
This genomic stretch from Vigna radiata var. radiata cultivar VC1973A chromosome 7, Vradiata_ver6, whole genome shotgun sequence harbors:
- the LOC106768508 gene encoding uncharacterized protein LOC106768508 isoform X1; translated protein: MLGTALQFGGVRGEDRFYIPVKARKNQNQRKQGQRAKNGELENADLTSKIKLDVSENRNSNSDLKQSLNPTLSPSVESVSNIDRFLDSTMPLVPAQYFSKTTMRGWKFCDVEYQSYFSLSDLWETFKEWSAYGAGVPLVLDQSESVVQYYVPYLSAIQLYGQSAEKPSAKPRYTGEDSDGDYYKDSCSDESSDNEYGKRTEFTTQSSQYLTGGVSLQMNRLSINNKRSSVQEGFSSDDSETGNPQDVLFEYLEQHPPYSREPLADKIQDLARYYPALKSLRSCDLLPDSWMSVAWYPIYRIPTGPTLKDLDGCFLTYHKLHTPLTGSDCTHAPTLVYPSETDAAPKISIPTFAMASYKLKGSIWMKKGVGETQQVSSFLQAADKWLRVVQVNHPDFQFFKSHGTYHR